The nucleotide sequence ggggaaaaaactttGATCAacagcttcccaacatgagttgtaaatctacctcaATATAATCTTAATTTCTCTTACAGAGTATAGCTCAgtcaaacatttctttttcacacagccatgaaatatttttaagttgatcagtagaactcaacccctcttgggcgtttacattgaccaatacaatttcatagtgacacttgattaaccaatattctttccttgttttattataactattAATATTATTCAATATAGCTATTATTCATTGGCGTAACAGAGTCGACTAATTTCAAAAATGaattgaccagtaaaatatgtcatggtgcagctttgtctgctgctccatgcacatattcagggcacttttcaccctccatacaccccagtctcctctccacctcagcaatcatctccacctgccagccactaatcaagccaggactcAATCCACCTGTCAGCTtcactatttaaacctccctcagtttgcCCTTCCCTGTCGGCTCGTCTGTTTACCTGTGCTCTTGACTGCTCACCTTACCTTTTCATTACCAGCCCGGGTTTccttcatctccgtccgtccgtccgtccgtccgtccgtccgtccgcctgatgtggttctggttctgctcccactccggtccagcaagtattcatccagtcaTGCTGCTTAATTCTGCTGGTCTagttctggttccaagtctctactctgccgtgctgctgtcAAGTTCTAgttccaagtctccactctgctgtgttgctgctcctgctgcctccatgctctgtCTCCATCCAGCTCGCCAGCCTCAGCCACTAACAGCCTCCTGCTTCCGTctggtctgaactctggtcttcttcatcttcaataaactcacaaaacagaactctgtgtgtggttgtgttcgggttcctcacaaaaacatgacaaaataagtTCAAGgcgatggcattttattaaaatggttttagtttcCTGCCAGACATTGacaactattttaaaatattttgttagtaattatttctaaaagtccaacaaatgtgaaaagcttccaAAATTTTTTcaacctgcccataagctatttttgttccagttgACACCATGTCCACAAGTGGCAGCATAGGCAAATaactaaagattttattttatttactttttaccGTTTTAATTTTAGCAATTACAAGGTAGATTTAATCAGATTAAGTCATGGGACTGTTTTGTAAGAGGAAATCAAGTAGTGTAAATACAACAAGgaggaaataaataaagcaaagccATCTAAACTTACAAGCAAATACAAGAAAAATGAGATTTTTCTTGTATTTGCTAAGAGGGGAAaaatatagataaataaataaaaattcagtaGGACAAATAACTTGTGGGTTAAGAAGTTGACGTAAATGTGACATCAACTGGGAATAAATTAACGAATAGATAAAAAAATCATACTTCAATATAAGCACAATAAAATCAGAAACTTAGCCAATTACACTGTCAGCTGATGCAAAGAAGACATTGCAGAAACTACATTTACTAGAAATCTTGAAGTAAATAGACACACAATTAAGAAGCACAAAGTAGGATACTGCTTAAATCTGCCACACCGCCAGACATCAATAAATCACCATAAAGGTTTTGGGTTCAAATGGATAAAACGATGAAATTAGCATAATAACTCATATTAACAATGGTAAATTGAGGGTTAAAACGACCGCGGAATATTATAATAGAAACACAGGAATAGGTAGAATTACATGCAGTTCCCTGCATCCAATCGGGATATTTAATAGCCCTCCTCTTGAAGGCAAATAACGAGATAGTTCCCCTTTTTACCAGCTGTTACAACATCCTCATGGCCAAAAAATATTATGAAGTTTAACTAACCCTAGTTTAGCTAACGGGTCTTTTTAAGCAAGGattatttaaagattttccTCTAACCTAtactgagaaaaagaaatgtgGCCAATAAGATTTGTTGGACATTTTTGGATCTGGGTCGGGATGGCAGAGCTACTGCTGGACATGCACAAGGTGCTAAAGCGTGGATAAAAGCTTGAAGAAGAAACTGATGAAAGAAGGTTGACTCTGGGGGACATTAAAACTGCAATGGTACCCCACATTAGCACACATACTGTGGAAAGAACATCTTAAACAGGCCTatgctttgttttgctgtgttttgctgttttgcttTACAGGTGTTGGACTTGAACTGTACGGTTTCACACACATAACCTGGACAGGTGGGCATTCAGGGAACCCAGCTAGAGCACGCTCCAAgactctagagcaggggtgtcaaactcattttggttgaggggccgcatacagtttaatctgatctcaagagcgCCAcatgagttaactcattgcaagattaaatagaactaataaatgtggacttgttgatttttattagagATGCTCGATATTGCCTTTTTTGCCGATATTCGATATGCCGATATTCCAATCACTAAATTTTCGATTCCGATATAAGCCGATACCGATATAAACTAATTTCACATCATACCAGTCACAAAATTTAAGCATAACCCACATTTACTGTGATGCCCTACTACACACTGTATATTCCACAAATAATTACCATTGTAGAGGATAATAACAGCATTTCAACTTCAGGAAAATGCgaaatttttcatttattttcaacaatCTGTCTCAAACAACATTTTGGAATATGCTCTTTCTGAGCTTAACCTGACAATGAATATTCAAACAAGAGATAAATCTCTTCACAAATAGGGAAAAAAGTACCTCTCCAGTACAGCTGTATTGCACAGAATTGAatgtaaaacacaaatgaaatgCACTGTAGGATCGCTGACTGTATCAAAACCTCTACATAAAGGTACAAAACACttcaaaaaaagaagtaaaaagcaAATGGAACATAAAAGTGCAAAGTCAGAGTCCTTAGCCCACTACTTGGGctattttaaagtgtaacttgGGCTCATTCTGCCTtgtatgaaaaaaagaacatgcatATTAAAAAGGCTCCAAAAGTAAAAACAGCTTAatttgaaatgttcttttttgttgaaaaaaacttATGTAAACAGTCCTTCctatgaaaaacaaatatttgtcaTTGTAGAGGTTAAGAACAGCATTTCAACTTTAGGAAAATGCaaaatttgacatttattttaaacactgtGTCAAACATTTTGGAATATTCTGTTCCTAAGCTTAACCTGACAATGAATATTCAAACAACAGATACATTTCCTTTCTTCACAAATAGGAAAACATTGTACCTCTCCAGTACAGCTGTATGGCACAgaattaaatgtaaacaaaaatgaaGTGCAGTGTAGGATCGCTGACTATATCAAAACCTCTACATAAAGGTAATAAGCACTTTTTGAAAAAGAGGTAAAAAGCAAATAGAACAAAAGTGCAATGTCAGAGTCCTTAGCCCATTACTTGGGCTATTGTACTAAAATGTAACTTGGGCTCATTCTGccttgtataaaaaaaagaaaaaaaaagaaaaaaaaaaagaacaggcaCATTAAAAAggcaccaaaaataaaaaacagcttaatttgAAACGTTCttttttctagaaaaaaaaacgtttgtaaACAAACAGTCCTTCCTGTGAAGCGCAACAAATGAGGATTGAGACAGTCCTTCTTTGGGCTCTTTGCCTTTACATTATACTGTTGTACTAATGTAGGAGAGGAAGATTTTTCTGGATGAAAATTAGCATCTCAGCATTGTCACAATGTATACGATTCCTCTTCTCATCAATGACATGAGAAACAGCACTAAACAGCCGCTCGCTGTCTACACTTGTGCAGGGCGCAGTTAGGTACTTGCGTGCAACACGGGCCAGAGCAGGGAAGCGGGTTCGGTTGGAATTCCAGTACATCAAGGGGCATGCTGTCTTGAGGATGGTGATCTCTGCCAAATATGTCTGCacctgacaaaaaataaaagcaaaaaacagaattCTGTTAACCTTCAAAGCACACCCAAATATTCACTTTACATTTATTAGAAGTGAataaatgataatttttttccctttttacttcattatttataaatttttaacTCACCTGTGAAGCAGTTACACCTGTTGCAGCTTGCTGTACATCATTCTCTGCGAGGATTTCTTGGTACATGTCCTGCAGACTCTCATTTCGGGCCTTCTTTGATGGTGGGTTCACATCCTCCTGGCTTGGGTCATCTGCACCAGCAGCCTCTTCCTGTTGATCAGTTCCCCCACCAGCCATTTCATCCACAACACACTGCAGCATAGTCCGGGCATCCACTTTCTTCCAAGAGATTGCAAACGTCTTCTAGTAGAGTGCGCTTGGCTGTTTGCACTCCTTTGTCTGTTTCATCAACCTTGGCAAGCAGCCGTTTGAGGGACATCACAGCGGGAATGACATCTGCAGCAGTTGCCTTTGGAAAGCTGATGTTTTTGGTAAGCTGTTCAAAGGGTTCCAGTAGACAGGTCATCTTTTCTAAAATTCCCCACTGAGTTGCAGTCAATGTTGCTGGGAGCTCATAATCAGCAGCATATGCACTTAAGGCCCTTTTTTGCTCTATCAGGCTTTGCATCATGTAAAATGTGGAATTCCACCTGGTAGCCACGTCCTGTTGCAGCCTTTTCACCGGCATGCTTAGTTCTTTTTGTATGTTCTCAAAACGACTGCATGCAAGTGGTGAGTGTTTGAAGTGTCCAACCAGTCGCCTCCCCACAGCAAGTGCGTCTGCTATGTTGCGTTGAGACAAGGCACCTCCATTCACTACCAACTGCAAAGTGTGTGCCATGCAAGGCAAACTAGGCACACCAAACTCCGATGTAGCTTTAGCCATGTTACGTGCATTGTCCCTAACGACAACATGAACCTTCTCCTTGGAGATTTTCCAGCTTTCAaacatcttttcaaatgcgCATGTAATAGCTTGTGCTGTATGAGACCCACGGCACTCCTGGGAATAAAGCACAGCCTTATTTAGCTCAAAATTAGGATCTAGCCATTGCGCTGTCAAGCTCAGCATGCTAACTTGGTTAACACTTGAGGACCAAATGTCCGTTGTGAAACTAATAGCAACAGCATCAGACAGTAGCTTCTGGACGTGTCTATGAACATCGGCATACAGCTCGGGGAGGCAAACTTCTGAGAAATACCTGCGAGTTGGCATGTCAAAACGTGGCTCGAGGAATTCCATAAGTTTTTTGAATCCAGCATCCTGCACCATGGAAAACGGCTGATTGTCTAACGCAATGCACTCAATTATTTTCCTACAAATCATTTTCGCTCTCGGGTGTTCCTTGTTGTATTTCTGTCTCTTCTCGATTGAGTCTTTCAGAGacagttgtgttgttttttggcGCGAGTCGTTTCCAGGTTGCTTGGGTTTACGTTGCTGAAGAAATGCTGTGTGTTTCTCCGGGTGGTGTTTCCTTAAGTGAGAGATTAAATTCGAAGTGTTGAAGGACGAAGTCTTGGTTCCCCCAAGCATGACAAGGACCTCACATTCATTGCAAATCGCAAACTTGAAGTCATcatttgaaactttaaaataGTTCCACACCGCAGACATTTTACATTCGTTAGCTTCGCTGCTGCTCCACAGTTTGCTATCTGGTGCGGTCTGATGACGTCATCAGGGAGCATTGCGCGTTGGCAAAAGGACTCGCTTCAGCATATTTCGCAAAATCTAGGCATTATATTATCGGCTTTTAATTATCGGGGGGAAACCCGATAAGGATATGGACAGATATTATACAATTATGCTAATATCGGCCGATAATATCGGCCGGCATATATTATCGGACATCCctaatttttatattaagttaatttcacttttacacaatatattatgaataacctcagcgtttttaagaaaagtatgtgcaatttcaacaatacttttactcagttaaacatttacttgtgcattatgcataagaactgatcacagtgattatacaatgttgaaaaacatttattcacattttttggaacttaaataTGGAGGTCCTCCAtaatatggaggaccaagtcttccatatctaaaaataaatacagaaataaataaatgatcaataaataaaaaagcatacaattaatttccaccaaattaataaatgtaggtagaaattaaattatacagtgagacataaatgtatatatctcttttaattagcttatttatttattcgcctttgtaataattaccttatttatttattgtgtgttataatcttcaactttatttattaattacttatattttttaagtatttatttatgtgcatgttataatatttttgtctgttttattcttcctttgtatttttttaccctatatatttctgtgatgctatttatttctgcctgtcctttttacatttctgcctgtcctttttacatttctgtatgcatttctgcctcattatgcaaatgaggaggggctgtgtcttaagggctcaacttcttcccattggttggttagcattttactgcgttggtcaaatctacatggcttttccccgcactaaagcttaagtaatgtcaatctcatcaggcagacgttcagtgtccgacctcttaaggaaagctgctaatagactggaagaattagaacgctgtacatttgggatctgaatgtttttctgtggtttcagattcggcttttccagatcagtaactcatcggcggatggtttattctacaaaacagacacctctctgcaaccacagcaaggcagacactgagctacaaccatagtttcctcaaaacgagtctcccatcgcgctgggtgaattacattggaacctatgcagagctcgcttgataagaaaatactgtagttgattataaaaggcacaatatgaattatcagattcacatccaggcaataaaaagcactacatattatcattattctatccatgtttgtctaatttgtgaaggaggcggagtttcatcaagccgatcTTCCCCTCAACTACAACACTTAAGGGTTCATGCTGCGTCTTTAAGCATGATCCAGcaccgcagtgaagttggtttgaagttgaatgttggacattcaagctccacggagtcaacgggatctagctcatggttaatccgattgagggactccgatttcggccagcgtctctcagctgctccctcctcccacacgcggtggtgcagttagagactgtcaaaaaacttttgaaccaagctctcttgagaaataaaaatcaataaatgtattatcttgtgaccagctgagataaactaatataaattgatgccaatagataaaatctgtaaggcacttgtttttattaatttttaagctattttcaattttcaagacaaaaattgggatttttcttcaatagcttccaggttatgtgacccactcactcaaattctttgtaaaattgttctactagttcagttcagtttattcgaacaacaaaacaatataagatgtgtaaatacaacacaacacaaTGAATACATAGTATTCATTGTGTTAAAGTAGTAGAACATAATTCTACTACTTCAGCCAACTATTGTctttgaataaatcttaaaaattgaaaatagcttaaaatggaataaaaacaagtgtgccttacagatgttatttagtggcatgattttatattagttttgtcataggtggtcacaaaatacggaatttattgatttttgtttctcaagagtgcttgattccaaagttttttgacggtccctaaatgcaccaccggcaccgcgtgtgggaggagggagcagctgagagacgctggccgaaatcggagcccctcaaccggatcaaccatgagctagatcctgttgactccgtggaatcaacgggacttttataatcaactacagtattttcttatcaagcgagctctgcatagggtccaatgtaattcacccagcgcgatgggagactcgttttgaggaaactatggttgtagctcactgtctgccttgctgtggttgcagagaggtgtctgttttgtagaataaatcatccgccgattagttattgatctggaaaaac is from Fundulus heteroclitus isolate FHET01 chromosome 3, MU-UCD_Fhet_4.1, whole genome shotgun sequence and encodes:
- the LOC118557718 gene encoding zinc finger BED domain-containing protein 4-like → MLQCVVDEMAGGGTDQQEEAAGADDPSQEDVNPPSKKARNESLQDMYQEILAENDVQQAATGVTASQVQTYLAEITILKTACPLMYWNSNRTRFPALARVARKYLTAPCTSVDSERLFSAVSHVIDEKRNRIHCDNAEMLIFIQKNLPLLH